From Pandoraea norimbergensis, the proteins below share one genomic window:
- a CDS encoding flippase-like domain-containing protein — MNRTAIVSLTLGIALFVALLIWQGTGSVMSTLAMAGWGLLPIAAFHIVPLVLDAAAIQVLVTKSCSLRRAVLTRWVGESVNSLLPAGQIGGPIAMVRQMKQSGMAGREAAAAITVSTTLQAVAQIVFALLGLTVFGISATHDSNGGLWVPMLLATALISALLYAFYIAQRRGIFGWAFRMLSKMSSKRDWSSLLDRADAVDEIVQRMYGQRRQVLASFALSLVGWIVGTAEVWLILQFIGHPVSWVDAMLLESLGQAIRGAAFFVPGSLGVQEGGYLLLAPLVGLPADAALALSLAKRTRELLLGVPGLVYLHFSERGWRRRRASQQGVSLPTATDTAPL, encoded by the coding sequence ATGAACCGGACTGCCATCGTATCTCTGACCCTCGGTATTGCCCTGTTCGTCGCCCTGCTCATCTGGCAGGGTACGGGCTCGGTGATGTCTACGCTGGCCATGGCCGGCTGGGGGCTGCTGCCCATCGCCGCGTTCCACATCGTGCCGCTGGTGCTCGATGCCGCCGCCATTCAGGTGCTGGTCACGAAATCGTGCTCGCTGCGCCGCGCGGTCCTCACGCGCTGGGTCGGCGAGTCGGTCAACAGCCTGCTGCCGGCCGGTCAGATCGGTGGTCCGATTGCGATGGTGCGTCAGATGAAGCAAAGCGGGATGGCCGGGCGCGAAGCCGCCGCCGCCATTACCGTGAGCACCACCTTGCAGGCCGTCGCGCAGATCGTCTTCGCGCTGCTCGGTCTGACCGTCTTCGGCATCAGTGCCACGCATGACAGCAATGGCGGCCTGTGGGTGCCGATGCTGCTCGCCACGGCCCTGATCTCGGCCCTGCTCTACGCGTTCTACATCGCGCAGCGTCGCGGCATCTTCGGCTGGGCGTTTCGCATGCTCTCCAAAATGTCGTCCAAGCGCGACTGGTCGTCCCTGCTCGACCGGGCCGACGCCGTCGACGAAATCGTGCAGCGCATGTACGGCCAGCGCCGTCAGGTGCTGGCGAGCTTCGCACTCAGTCTGGTGGGCTGGATCGTGGGCACGGCCGAAGTCTGGCTGATCCTGCAATTCATCGGCCATCCGGTGAGCTGGGTCGACGCCATGTTGCTCGAAAGCCTCGGGCAGGCGATTCGTGGTGCCGCGTTCTTCGTGCCGGGCTCGCTCGGCGTACAGGAAGGCGGCTATCTGCTGCTCGCACCGCTCGTGGGTCTGCCGGCCGATGCCGCGCTGGCCCTGTCTCTGGCCAAACGTACGCGCGAGTTGTTGCTCGGCGTACCAGGCCTCGTCTATCTGCATTTCTCCGAACGTGGCTGGCGCCGCCGGCGCGCCTCGCAACAAGGCGTGTCGCTGCCCACGGCCACGGATACTGCACCGCTCTAA
- a CDS encoding phosphocholine cytidylyltransferase family protein — protein MRAIILAAGMGLRLLQPEDKQSPKCLLKFDGMSLLERHLRMLAAVGITDVVLALGFHHEQVSEELDRLNWTPRPQICLNPDYQLGSVLTLHTAAAAMTAGGDVLVMDADVLYDQRIFNALVAGKTANRLLIDRDFEVGDEPVKLCLRDGVPVELRKQVMVGLEYDTVGESVGFFRFNEATATRLAEITRDYVESGRAKMPHEEAVRDLLLERGAQFETADVTGFPWIEIDYPEDVKRAADQVLPQLEPLTMVSE, from the coding sequence ATGCGGGCCATCATTCTCGCAGCAGGCATGGGCCTGCGTTTGCTCCAGCCCGAAGACAAGCAGTCGCCCAAGTGCCTGCTCAAGTTCGACGGCATGTCGCTACTCGAGCGCCATCTGCGTATGCTCGCAGCGGTCGGCATCACCGACGTGGTGCTGGCGCTCGGCTTTCACCACGAACAGGTGAGCGAAGAACTCGATCGCCTGAACTGGACCCCGCGTCCGCAGATTTGCCTGAACCCCGACTACCAGCTCGGCAGCGTGCTCACGCTGCACACGGCCGCCGCGGCAATGACTGCCGGTGGCGACGTGCTCGTGATGGACGCGGACGTGCTCTACGATCAACGCATCTTCAATGCGCTGGTGGCGGGCAAGACGGCCAACCGTCTGCTCATCGACCGCGATTTCGAAGTGGGCGACGAGCCGGTCAAACTGTGCCTGCGCGACGGCGTACCGGTCGAACTGCGCAAGCAGGTCATGGTCGGCCTCGAATACGACACCGTGGGCGAGTCGGTCGGCTTCTTCCGTTTCAACGAAGCCACGGCCACGCGTCTGGCAGAAATCACGCGCGATTACGTCGAATCGGGCCGCGCCAAGATGCCGCACGAAGAAGCTGTGCGCGATCTGCTGCTTGAGCGCGGTGCGCAATTCGAAACCGCCGATGTCACGGGTTTCCCGTGGATCGAGATTGACTACCCTGAAGATGTGAAGCGCGCCGCCGACCAGGTGCTGCCGCAACTCGAACCGCTCACGATGGTGTCCGAATGA
- the aepX gene encoding phosphoenolpyruvate mutase, with protein MNAPDAFTLPPTATRAAQLRAMLRSNQLEFLMEAHNGLSARIVREAGFKGIWASGLAISAQFGVRDNNEASWTQVVDNLEFMADASDLPILLDGDTGYGNFNNMRRLVRKLEQRGVAGVCIEDKVFPKTNSFIGGERQPLADMDEFCGKIKAGKDSQADDDFSIVARVEALIAGWGMEEALRRAEAYRLAGADAILIHSKLKRADEIVQFAREWDNRCPLVIVPTKYYSTPTDVFREAGISVVIWANHLIRSATSAMQAVAAEIHRNETLINVEDRIATVDEIFRLQDADEYTEAEDRYLSAANAPRSAIVLAASRGKNLESVTTDRPKVMLPVAGKPLLRWLVDGFKKQNVNDITVVGGYRADAIDTAGITLAINERFAETGELASLARVGDAFAHDTVISYGDLLFRSYIVRDLVESDADITVVVDSTAATTANASVRDFAYCSSGDDRGLFGQQVLLEKISGDATDAGRTPNGRWIGLLGVRGEGRAQVQRVFTTLQARADFDQLGVPDLINALVADGAKIDVQYVHGHWRGVNDMEEFRRAADFAHGQTPFSGADTETQGD; from the coding sequence ATGAACGCTCCCGACGCATTCACCTTGCCGCCGACCGCCACGCGCGCGGCACAACTGCGCGCCATGCTGCGCAGCAATCAACTCGAATTCCTGATGGAAGCCCACAACGGCTTGTCCGCACGCATCGTGCGCGAGGCAGGCTTCAAGGGCATCTGGGCCTCGGGTCTCGCGATCTCCGCCCAGTTCGGCGTGCGCGACAACAACGAAGCCAGCTGGACGCAAGTTGTCGACAACCTCGAATTCATGGCCGATGCCAGCGATCTGCCGATCCTGCTCGACGGCGACACCGGCTACGGCAACTTCAACAACATGCGTCGTCTCGTGCGCAAGCTCGAACAACGCGGCGTGGCCGGCGTGTGCATTGAAGACAAGGTCTTCCCGAAGACCAACAGCTTCATCGGCGGCGAGCGCCAGCCGCTCGCCGACATGGACGAGTTCTGCGGCAAGATCAAGGCCGGCAAGGATTCGCAGGCCGACGACGATTTCTCGATCGTGGCGCGTGTCGAAGCGCTGATCGCCGGCTGGGGCATGGAAGAAGCCCTGCGCCGCGCCGAGGCTTATCGTCTGGCCGGTGCCGACGCCATCCTGATTCACAGCAAGCTCAAGCGTGCCGACGAGATCGTGCAATTCGCCCGCGAGTGGGATAACCGCTGCCCGCTGGTGATCGTGCCGACCAAGTACTACAGCACGCCGACCGACGTGTTCCGCGAAGCCGGCATCAGCGTCGTGATCTGGGCGAACCATCTGATTCGCTCGGCCACGTCGGCCATGCAGGCCGTGGCTGCCGAGATTCATCGCAACGAGACGCTCATCAACGTCGAAGACCGCATCGCAACCGTCGACGAGATCTTCCGTCTGCAAGACGCCGACGAGTACACCGAAGCCGAAGACCGCTATCTGTCCGCCGCCAACGCCCCGCGCTCGGCCATCGTGCTCGCCGCGAGCCGTGGCAAGAACCTCGAGAGCGTGACCACGGACCGTCCGAAGGTCATGCTGCCGGTCGCCGGCAAGCCGCTGCTGCGCTGGCTGGTGGACGGCTTCAAGAAGCAGAACGTGAACGACATCACGGTCGTCGGCGGCTACCGTGCCGACGCGATCGACACGGCCGGTATCACGCTGGCGATCAACGAACGCTTTGCCGAGACCGGTGAACTGGCCTCGCTCGCCCGTGTTGGCGATGCGTTCGCTCACGACACCGTCATCTCGTATGGCGACCTGCTGTTCCGCAGCTACATCGTGCGCGATCTGGTCGAGAGCGACGCCGACATCACGGTGGTGGTTGACTCCACCGCCGCCACGACGGCCAACGCCAGCGTGCGCGACTTCGCGTACTGCTCGTCCGGCGACGATCGCGGCCTGTTCGGCCAGCAAGTGCTGCTCGAGAAGATCAGCGGCGACGCGACGGATGCCGGGCGCACGCCGAACGGCCGCTGGATCGGTCTGCTGGGCGTGCGTGGCGAAGGCCGCGCGCAAGTGCAACGCGTGTTCACGACGCTTCAGGCCCGCGCCGATTTCGACCAGCTTGGCGTGCCCGACCTGATCAACGCATTGGTTGCCGATGGCGCGAAGATCGACGTGCAGTACGTGCACGGCCACTGGCGCGGCGTGAACGACATGGAAGAATTCCGCCGTGCGGCAGACTTCGCCCATGGTCAGACGCCGTTCAGCGGTGCCGATACGGAGACGCAAGGTGATTGA
- the aepY gene encoding phosphonopyruvate decarboxylase, translating into MIEAGQFVEAARKHGFTWYTGVPCSFLTPFINYVLQDPTLHYLSAANEGDAVAIAAGATLGEGRGARAVTMMQNSGLGNAVSPLTSLTWTFRLPQLLIVTWRGQPGITDEPQHALMGPITPAMLDLMEVPWELFPTEPEAIAPALERAVRHMDETGRPYALVMQKGSVASFPLQPTERPTRPAQPAPASLVRGVAPADLPTRRDALERVIAHTPLDGTVVLASTGFCGRELYALDDRANQLYMVGSMGCVTTLALGLALARPDLRVVAVDGDGAALMRMGAFATLGAYGPSNLVHLLLDNASHDSTGTQATVSPTVSFAGVAAASGYALALEGDTLDVIEQLFDGRSASLSDGPRFACLTTRPGTPDGLPRPKVTPEAVKSRLMDHIAQARA; encoded by the coding sequence GTGATTGAAGCGGGTCAGTTCGTCGAAGCCGCGCGCAAGCACGGCTTCACGTGGTACACCGGCGTGCCGTGCTCGTTTCTCACGCCGTTCATCAACTACGTGCTGCAAGACCCGACGCTGCATTACCTGTCGGCGGCCAACGAGGGCGATGCGGTCGCCATCGCGGCGGGCGCAACTCTCGGTGAAGGCCGTGGTGCGCGCGCCGTGACGATGATGCAGAACTCGGGCCTCGGCAACGCCGTGAGCCCGCTCACGTCGCTCACGTGGACGTTCCGTCTGCCGCAGTTGCTGATCGTGACGTGGCGTGGCCAGCCCGGTATCACCGATGAGCCGCAGCATGCGCTCATGGGCCCGATCACGCCGGCCATGCTCGACCTCATGGAAGTGCCGTGGGAACTGTTCCCGACCGAGCCGGAAGCGATTGCCCCGGCGCTGGAGCGAGCCGTGCGTCACATGGACGAAACGGGCCGCCCCTACGCCCTCGTGATGCAAAAGGGCAGCGTGGCCTCGTTCCCGCTGCAACCCACGGAACGCCCGACGCGCCCCGCGCAGCCGGCGCCAGCGTCGCTCGTGCGCGGCGTCGCACCGGCCGACCTGCCGACGCGCCGCGATGCGCTGGAGCGGGTCATCGCCCATACGCCGCTCGACGGCACCGTGGTGCTCGCCTCGACCGGTTTTTGCGGACGCGAACTCTACGCGCTCGATGACCGGGCCAACCAGTTGTACATGGTCGGCTCGATGGGCTGCGTCACCACGCTCGCCCTCGGGCTGGCGCTCGCCCGCCCCGATCTGCGCGTGGTTGCGGTCGACGGCGACGGTGCCGCATTGATGCGCATGGGTGCGTTCGCTACGCTGGGGGCTTATGGCCCGTCGAATCTGGTGCATCTGCTGCTGGATAACGCGTCGCACGACTCGACCGGCACGCAGGCCACGGTCTCGCCGACGGTGTCGTTCGCCGGTGTGGCTGCCGCCAGCGGCTATGCACTCGCATTGGAAGGCGATACGCTCGACGTCATCGAACAATTGTTCGACGGCCGTTCTGCGAGCCTTTCCGACGGCCCACGCTTTGCCTGCCTGACCACGCGCCCCGGCACGCCCGATGGCCTGCCGCGTCCGAAGGTCACGCCGGAAGCCGTCAAGTCGCGTCTGATGGACCACATCGCTCAAGCCCGCGCCTGA
- a CDS encoding 2-aminoethylphosphonate aminotransferase, translated as MLLLNPGPVTLTERVRKSLLQPDLCHREPEFFDLQDEARARLTAVYGLDPAVWTPVLMTGSGTAAVESMTAGLVPEGGRLLIVENGVYGERISQIAKQYRIDHDVIHFEWMQAPDLAQIVNKLDTAGDRPYTNVAIIHHETTTGRLNDLGGIARACRERGIDLLVDGVSSFAAEAIDFNDSGIVAVAATANKCVHGVPGVSFVMVRKDALAKAFSRTYYLDIARLAKLQAERNTPFTPSVHAYYALVEALRELDEAGGWQKRHAHYGALAEQARAGLAALGMDAVLPPNESSVVLRAYKLPAGVDYPRLHDWLKADGFVIYAGQGGLSKELFRISTMGNLTSADIDRLLASFARLVK; from the coding sequence ATGCTGTTACTGAACCCGGGCCCCGTTACCCTGACCGAGCGTGTCCGCAAGAGCCTGCTGCAACCCGATCTGTGCCACCGCGAGCCCGAGTTCTTCGACTTGCAGGACGAAGCCCGCGCGCGCCTGACGGCCGTCTACGGTCTGGACCCGGCGGTGTGGACGCCGGTGCTGATGACCGGTTCGGGCACGGCAGCGGTTGAGAGCATGACGGCGGGTCTCGTGCCCGAAGGCGGTCGACTGCTGATCGTGGAGAACGGTGTGTACGGCGAGCGCATTTCGCAAATCGCCAAGCAGTACCGCATCGATCACGACGTCATCCATTTCGAATGGATGCAGGCGCCGGATCTGGCACAGATCGTCAACAAGCTGGACACCGCCGGTGACCGTCCGTACACCAACGTGGCGATCATCCACCACGAGACGACCACGGGCCGCCTGAACGATTTGGGCGGCATTGCGCGCGCCTGCCGCGAGCGTGGCATCGACCTGCTGGTCGACGGCGTGAGCAGCTTTGCCGCCGAAGCCATCGATTTCAACGACTCCGGCATCGTGGCCGTTGCCGCCACCGCGAACAAATGCGTGCACGGTGTGCCGGGCGTGTCGTTCGTGATGGTGCGCAAGGATGCGCTCGCCAAGGCATTCAGCCGCACGTATTACCTCGACATCGCCCGACTGGCCAAACTGCAAGCCGAGCGCAACACGCCGTTCACGCCGTCCGTGCATGCGTACTACGCGCTGGTCGAAGCGTTGCGCGAACTTGACGAAGCCGGTGGCTGGCAGAAGCGCCACGCCCACTACGGCGCACTCGCCGAGCAGGCTCGTGCCGGACTCGCCGCGCTGGGCATGGATGCCGTGCTGCCGCCGAACGAATCGTCGGTCGTGCTGCGCGCCTACAAGCTGCCGGCGGGCGTGGATTATCCGCGTCTGCACGACTGGCTCAAGGCCGACGGCTTTGTGATCTACGCAGGCCAAGGCGGCCTGTCGAAAGAACTGTTCCGTATCTCGACGATGGGCAACCTCACGTCGGCCGACATCGATCGCCTGCTGGCGTCGTTCGCCCGGTTAGTGAAGTAA
- the dxs gene encoding 1-deoxy-D-xylulose-5-phosphate synthase codes for MADLLATLRSPADMRALSRADLRRLADELRACVLDSVSRTGGHLSSNLGTVELTIALHYVFDTPNDRIVWDVGHQTYPHKILTGRREAMPTLRQWQGLSGFPKRDESPYDTFGTAHSSTSISAALGMALASKVKGEKRHAIAVIGDGAMTAGEAFEALNNAGVYDDLPFLVVLNDNDMSISPPVGALNQYLTRLMSGQFYSAGKESVRNLLRNAPAPMREFAHKLEEHAKAIVSPTGTMFEEFGFNYLGPIDGHDLDALIPALENIKALKGPQFLHVVTRKGRGYKLAEADPVLYHGPGKFNPSEGIRPAALGTAAPKTYTQVFGEWLCDAAAADSRVVGITPAMREGSGLVEFEKRFPERYYDVGIAEQHAVTFAGGLATEGLKPVVAIYSTFLQRGYDQVIHDVALQNLPVVFAIDRGGLVGADGATHAGAYDIAFLRCIPNMVVMTPADENECRQLLQTALGIDGPSAVRYPRGTGPGVALETGLSTLPVGRAQVRRQSAAPAGRRVALLAFGPMVALAEQVAGEFDASVVNMRFVKPLDTATVLAMARTHDLVVTLEEGAVMGGAGSACIEALNANGVQVPVLQLGLPDKYIDQGTPAQQLASVGLDAAGIAASIRRALTERLGGKVEAVPSSQ; via the coding sequence ATGGCCGATCTGCTAGCCACCCTCCGCTCCCCTGCCGACATGCGCGCGCTCTCGCGCGCCGACCTGCGCCGTCTGGCCGATGAACTGCGCGCCTGCGTGCTCGACAGCGTGTCGCGCACCGGCGGGCATCTGTCGTCGAACCTCGGCACGGTCGAACTGACGATTGCGCTGCATTACGTGTTCGACACGCCCAACGATCGCATCGTGTGGGACGTGGGCCACCAGACGTATCCGCACAAGATCCTCACCGGACGCCGCGAGGCGATGCCCACGCTGCGTCAGTGGCAGGGCTTGTCGGGCTTTCCGAAGCGCGACGAATCGCCGTACGACACGTTCGGCACGGCCCATTCGAGCACGTCGATTTCTGCCGCGCTCGGCATGGCGCTCGCCAGCAAGGTCAAGGGCGAGAAGCGTCACGCGATTGCCGTGATCGGCGACGGTGCCATGACCGCTGGCGAAGCGTTCGAGGCCTTGAACAACGCCGGTGTGTACGACGACCTGCCGTTTCTCGTCGTGCTCAACGACAACGATATGTCGATCTCGCCGCCGGTGGGCGCGCTCAACCAGTACCTCACGCGACTGATGTCGGGCCAGTTCTACTCGGCCGGCAAGGAAAGCGTGCGTAACCTGCTGCGCAATGCCCCGGCACCGATGCGCGAGTTCGCGCACAAGCTCGAAGAACATGCCAAGGCGATCGTGTCGCCGACCGGCACGATGTTCGAAGAGTTCGGTTTCAACTATCTGGGCCCGATCGACGGTCACGATCTCGATGCGCTGATTCCCGCGCTTGAGAACATCAAGGCGCTCAAGGGGCCGCAATTCCTGCACGTGGTGACACGCAAGGGTCGCGGCTACAAGCTCGCCGAGGCCGATCCGGTGCTCTATCACGGACCAGGCAAGTTCAATCCGAGCGAAGGCATTCGCCCGGCAGCGCTCGGCACGGCCGCGCCGAAAACCTACACGCAGGTGTTTGGCGAATGGCTTTGCGACGCCGCAGCGGCCGATTCACGCGTTGTCGGCATTACGCCGGCCATGCGCGAAGGGTCGGGACTGGTGGAGTTCGAGAAGCGCTTTCCGGAGCGCTACTACGACGTGGGTATCGCCGAACAGCACGCGGTGACGTTTGCGGGCGGGCTCGCCACCGAGGGGCTCAAGCCGGTCGTCGCGATTTATTCGACGTTCCTGCAACGCGGCTACGATCAGGTGATTCACGACGTGGCGCTGCAAAACCTGCCGGTCGTGTTCGCCATCGATCGCGGCGGTCTGGTTGGTGCTGACGGCGCCACGCATGCCGGTGCCTACGACATCGCGTTCCTGCGTTGCATCCCGAACATGGTCGTGATGACCCCGGCCGATGAGAACGAGTGCCGCCAGTTGTTGCAGACGGCACTCGGCATCGACGGCCCTAGCGCCGTGCGCTATCCGCGTGGCACGGGGCCCGGTGTAGCACTGGAAACCGGTCTTTCGACGCTGCCCGTGGGCCGCGCCCAAGTGCGCCGTCAAAGCGCCGCCCCGGCGGGCCGCCGTGTGGCGTTGCTGGCGTTCGGTCCGATGGTGGCGCTGGCCGAGCAGGTGGCCGGCGAGTTCGACGCGAGCGTGGTGAACATGCGATTCGTGAAGCCGCTCGACACGGCCACCGTGCTGGCAATGGCCCGAACGCACGATCTCGTCGTCACGCTGGAGGAAGGTGCCGTCATGGGCGGTGCAGGCTCGGCGTGCATCGAAGCGCTCAATGCGAACGGCGTGCAAGTGCCGGTGCTGCAACTGGGACTGCCCGACAAGTACATCGATCAGGGCACCCCAGCACAGCAACTGGCGTCGGTCGGTCTTGATGCTGCGGGCATTGCGGCATCGATTCGCCGTGCCCTCACCGAGCGTCTTGGCGGCAAGGTCGAAGCGGTGCCTTCGTCGCAATAA
- the hpnN gene encoding hopanoid transporter HpnN, which produces MLTSLVVRIVRFSAKHAYPVIFASLLLTVASCVYVAKHFAINTDVSSLIDSNTPAAERGREIDRAFPQKADVTLAVVQAPAIEFADRAAAELAEKLANEKDVFRAVSRPGAGEFFAHNALLFASVDDVKSLTSKLGDAKPLLNRLAQDPSLTGLSNLLSVTLQTPLLTGQVKLPEMARLLGNAADTTEAVLAGKPAAMSWRALVAPDTVARSYVEVQPVLDYAALEAGANAASRIRAAAADLKLEERYGATVRLTGPRPLSDEEFASVRQDAGPNAVITLLAVLVVLWLAVRSGKMIVAVFITLLAGLAITFALGLMMVGALNMISVAFAVLFVGIGVDFGIQFGVRYREERHRLGNDEGALQGALAGAGKAIAMPLSLAAAATAASFFSFLPTDYRGVSELGLIAGVGILCVAFPSAITLLPALISVFKPSGEASPPGFRSLGRVDDFTDKYRNPLLYGTLALVVAGLPLLAHLHFDFNPLHLKDPHTESMATLLDLANSPEAGVNDVQLLAANLDAADAEATKLRAVPEIGRVVTLTTFMPAEQPAKLALIGAAATSLLPTLSQTPLPPVADAARVSSLKTAAGQLEDAALDHPGEGAKEAQRLAAALRKLAAGDAALRDRADRAIAGPLKLALGQLRDALQPQTVTRESLPKDIVAQWVAADGRALVNISPRVAKGADPSDDAMLRKFSAAVLATTPDAVGGPISILRSADTIIRSFIEAGIWALLSITVLLWLALRNFGDVLRTLVPLLVSAAVTLEITVLIGLPLNFANIIALPLLLGVGVAFKIYYVIAWRHGQTRLLASSLTQAVVLSAATTGIAFGSLWLSHHPGTSSMGKLLALSLVCTLIGAVFFQPVLMGKPREKAAAKTPGKV; this is translated from the coding sequence ATGCTGACTTCGCTCGTCGTGCGCATCGTCCGTTTTTCGGCGAAGCACGCGTACCCAGTCATCTTCGCCTCGCTGCTGCTGACAGTGGCCAGTTGCGTGTACGTCGCCAAGCACTTCGCGATCAACACCGATGTCTCCAGCCTGATCGACTCCAACACGCCCGCCGCCGAGCGTGGCCGCGAGATCGACCGTGCTTTCCCGCAGAAGGCTGACGTCACGCTGGCCGTCGTGCAGGCGCCCGCTATCGAATTCGCCGATCGCGCTGCCGCCGAACTGGCGGAGAAGCTCGCCAACGAAAAAGATGTCTTCCGTGCGGTGAGCCGCCCGGGCGCGGGTGAGTTCTTTGCCCACAATGCGCTGCTGTTCGCGTCCGTTGACGATGTGAAGAGCCTCACCAGCAAGCTGGGCGATGCCAAGCCGCTGCTCAACCGGCTCGCTCAGGACCCGAGTCTGACCGGGCTGTCGAATCTGCTTTCCGTCACGTTGCAGACGCCGTTGCTCACCGGTCAGGTCAAGCTGCCGGAAATGGCGCGTCTGCTGGGCAATGCCGCCGATACGACCGAAGCGGTGCTGGCCGGTAAGCCGGCTGCCATGTCGTGGCGTGCGCTGGTCGCGCCCGATACCGTGGCACGCAGCTATGTCGAAGTGCAGCCGGTACTCGACTACGCGGCACTTGAAGCGGGTGCCAATGCAGCGTCGCGCATTCGCGCAGCGGCAGCCGATCTGAAGCTCGAAGAACGCTATGGCGCGACGGTGCGCCTGACGGGCCCGCGCCCGCTCTCCGATGAGGAGTTTGCGTCGGTGCGTCAGGACGCCGGCCCTAACGCGGTGATCACACTGCTGGCCGTGCTGGTGGTGCTGTGGCTCGCGGTGCGCTCGGGCAAGATGATCGTCGCGGTGTTCATCACCCTGCTCGCCGGTCTGGCCATCACGTTTGCGCTGGGCCTGATGATGGTGGGCGCACTCAACATGATTTCGGTCGCGTTTGCGGTGCTGTTCGTCGGTATCGGCGTGGACTTCGGGATTCAGTTCGGTGTGCGCTATCGCGAAGAGCGGCATCGCCTGGGCAACGACGAAGGCGCGCTGCAAGGGGCGCTCGCCGGTGCCGGCAAGGCCATCGCCATGCCGTTGTCGCTGGCCGCGGCGGCCACCGCTGCAAGCTTTTTCTCGTTCCTGCCCACGGACTATCGTGGCGTATCGGAACTGGGCCTGATCGCGGGCGTGGGCATTTTGTGCGTGGCCTTCCCGTCGGCGATTACGCTGCTGCCCGCGCTAATCAGCGTGTTCAAGCCGAGTGGCGAAGCGAGCCCGCCGGGCTTTCGCAGTCTGGGCCGGGTCGACGATTTCACCGACAAATACCGTAACCCGCTGCTGTACGGCACGTTGGCGCTCGTGGTCGCTGGGTTGCCGTTGCTCGCGCATCTGCATTTCGATTTCAACCCGTTGCACCTGAAAGACCCGCATACGGAGTCGATGGCGACGCTGCTCGATCTCGCCAATTCGCCGGAGGCCGGGGTGAACGACGTGCAGTTGCTCGCCGCCAATCTCGACGCCGCCGATGCCGAGGCCACCAAGTTACGTGCGGTGCCGGAGATCGGCCGTGTGGTCACGCTCACGACCTTCATGCCGGCCGAGCAGCCGGCGAAGCTCGCCCTGATCGGTGCAGCAGCGACGTCGCTGCTGCCGACGCTCTCGCAAACACCGCTGCCGCCAGTGGCAGACGCCGCGCGTGTGTCGTCCCTCAAGACGGCCGCAGGGCAGTTGGAAGACGCTGCGCTCGATCACCCGGGTGAGGGCGCGAAGGAAGCGCAACGACTTGCCGCCGCACTGCGCAAGCTTGCTGCGGGCGACGCCGCGCTGCGTGACCGTGCAGACCGTGCGATTGCCGGGCCGCTCAAGCTCGCCCTCGGCCAGTTGCGCGATGCGCTGCAACCGCAGACAGTCACGCGCGAATCGCTGCCGAAGGACATCGTGGCCCAATGGGTCGCCGCCGACGGACGCGCACTCGTGAACATTTCGCCGCGGGTAGCAAAGGGCGCCGACCCGAGCGACGACGCGATGCTGCGCAAGTTCAGTGCCGCCGTGCTGGCAACGACACCGGACGCCGTGGGCGGTCCGATTTCGATCCTGCGCTCGGCGGATACGATCATCCGCTCGTTCATCGAAGCGGGTATCTGGGCGCTGCTGTCGATCACGGTGCTGCTGTGGCTCGCACTGCGTAACTTCGGCGACGTGCTGCGCACGCTCGTGCCGCTGCTGGTGTCGGCGGCCGTGACGCTCGAGATTACTGTGTTGATCGGGTTGCCGCTGAACTTCGCGAACATCATCGCGCTGCCGCTGCTGTTGGGCGTGGGCGTGGCGTTCAAGATCTACTACGTGATCGCGTGGCGTCACGGGCAGACGCGCCTGCTCGCGTCGAGTCTGACGCAGGCTGTCGTGCTGTCGGCGGCAACCACGGGCATCGCGTTTGGCAGTCTCTGGCTGTCGCATCACCCGGGCACGTCGAGCATGGGCAAGCTGTTGGCGCTCTCGCTCGTGTGCACGCTGATCGGCGCAGTGTTCTTCCAGCCGGTGCTGATGGGCAAGCCGCGTGAGAAGGCGGCGGCGAAGACGCCGGGCAAGGTCTGA